CGCGCACGGTTCACGCCCGGTGAAGCATTCTGGCTTGTTAGCCATGCAGCAAACGGTTTCGGGATAGAGAATGGGAAATCGGTTCCAACACTTCTGCCATTGTCAATCGTGTTGGATACGGGATGGAACCAGATCGCCAATCCCTTCGCATTTCGGGTAAGCATGAACAGTGTTTCACCAAGTGGCGATGTGAGCAATCTCTACTTCTATGATGCCGAAAGTCCGTACGTGCCGAACGTGAACGTACTGGAGCCGTGGGAAGGATACTTCATCGAGAACAGATCGGGTGAACAGGTTGTGCTGCAAGTGGCGCCGGTTGAAGCCTCGCCTTCTGTTCCGAAGCAAATCGAGCAGTCATTGTCCGGTAGTGACTTTATCCTGCAAATGTCGGCAGAACTGGAACAGTCTTCTCTGAAGGACATCCACAACTACGTCGGTTTTGTGGAGGGGGCTTTGCCTGGTGACGACATTCTCGACCAGCGCGAGCCGCCATCGATCGGGGATTATGTTCAACTGTCGATCGAAGACGGGAGGTCGTATCTCAGCAACTTCAAACCTCCGCAAACCGAGGGTGAGCAGTGGAATCTCAGTATATCATCAACCCTTCCGAATCGGCAGGTGAATGTGAGGCTCACAGAATACGGCTCCCGTCCCGAAGCATTCGACATCTACATACTGGACAGGGATGATTTCAATGCGATTCCGGTTTTGAACTCCCGGTTCGCCCTGACTCTGCGTGACACGCGCCGTTCATTAAAGCTGATTCTCGGAACGAAGGAATATGCTGAACAGAACAATGAAGGTATCCCGCTTGTGCCGCTCGCATATACGTTGGAACAGAATTTCCCGAATCCGTTCAATCCATCCACGACAATTCGCTATGCGTTGAGTAAGAGAAGCGATGTTTTGCTTTCCCTCTACAATCTGCTCGGGCAGAAGGTAAAAACACTCGTCAGCGGCGAGCAGAAGACGGGCACCTACAGCGTGGTGTGGGATGGTGTAACGGATAGCGGTTTTCCCGCAGCAAGCGGCGTGTACCTGTATCAGTTGCAGGCCGGTGAATACCGGGCAAGCAGAAAACTCCTTTTGCTAAGGTGATTTGCATGGAGAAACTGCCCATGACACCGAAGGTGTTTCAGCCGATTCTGTTTGTTGCCGCATCCGGCGTTGAGGCCCGGCTCGGGCTCGTTGTGAGTTACTGAGAATACCTTCCATGTGATTGTGGCGCGGGGGAGACAGTGTGCCGCATTTCGGAGGCTGGCGAAATCATCCGGTTGAGTGCGATTTCGCACACCGGCTTCTTCTTTCCCCTTTGTCGCAACAAGACGTTTTCGAATTCATCAACATACTTCTGAAAGGTGTGCAATGAAAGCAAAAGCCATTGCTTTGCTGATTGTTCTGTCGGTGGTCGGCGTGTTTGTCGCGGAAGCTCAGGTTCCGCGCTTCATTTCGTACCAGGGATCCCTCACCGATAGTACCGGGATGCCAAAGCCCGACGGCAACTACACGTTCACATTCCGTTTGTATGTCGATAGCACGGGCGGCACTCCACTCTGGACGAATCAACAAACGTTGCAACTCATGCGCGGCCTCTTCTCTGCACGGCTGGGTGGACAACTGGGATTCGAATCACTTTTCTCGGGATTGCGTTGGCTGAGTATTCAACTTGCGGGGGAATCCGAAATCACGAAACGCATACCCCTTGCTTCCACGGCTTACAGTTTTCGATCAGTTAAAGCGGACACGGCTTCTGTTGCCCTGAGCGCTCCGGCACAGCAGACTGTCGATAGCGCCCGCATTGCTGGCACCGTACCGGACAATGCGATCACTTCCGCAAAGATACTGAACGGGACGATACAACGGCTCGATGTTGCAGCAAATTTCAAATCTCCTCAAGCCGACTCGGCCGATTATGTCAGAAATCTTCCGCCAATCGACAGTGCCCGGATTGCGGGAACGGTTCCCGATAACGCCATAACTTCTGCGAAGATTCTGAACGGGACGATTCAACGGCTCGATGTCGCGGCAAACTTCAAATCTCCTCAATCCGACTCGGCCGATTATGTCAAGAATCTTCCGCCAATTGACAGCGCTCGCATAGCCGGGACCGTGCCCGATGACGCCATAACTTCTGCAAAGATTCTAAACGGGACGATTCAACGAGTGGATGTGGCAACGAATTTCAAGGCGCCCCTTTCCGATACATCGGATTTCGTCAGAACAGCTCCGCCGATTCCGGCCGGTTCGATCGACAGCAGCAAGCTCTCTGTAAACTCTGTCGTGAACTCAAGAATTCTCAACAATACGATTACCTCTACGAAAATTGCAGCGGGGCAAGTAGTGAAAGGGATTAATAGTGTGAGGGATGAACTTCGCCTTGTCGGGCGGGGATCGGCAACAGTAACAACCAGCAATGATACAATTTACATTGATGCTGCAGGCGGCGGCGGAAGCGGAATACAAGGGATTCAGAATACCAACAATACCTTGACAATTCTCAACCCGACGGGCCCGACTGCGACAATCAACGTGAGAGATCAGGGGATTGGAACACTGCAACTTACCGACAATGCCGTTGGTACGTCGAAAATTGCCGATGGAGCCGTGACTCAGTTAAAAATCGCTGCGGGTGTCGTACTTCCTCCGGGAGGCGCGGCTGGCGGCGACTTGACGGGAGATTTTCCAAACCCGACTATTGCGGCCAATGCCATCACCACCACTAAAATTCTGAACGGTGCAGTCACGCAGGCGAAAATTGCTGCCGGCGTTGCGTTGCCACCAAGCGGCACCGCGGGAGGTGACTTAACCGGAACGTACCCCAACCCAACCGTTGCGAACAGCGCCATCACCACTGCAAAACTCCTTGACGGAGCGGTGACTCAAGCGAAGATCGGTGCCGGTGTGACTCTGCCGCCGGGTGGGGCTGCGGGCGGCGATTTGACGGGAACATATCCCAATCCCGTGATTACCACAAATGCGGTAACGTCTGTCAAGATCCTCAACGCGGCCGTCACCAACACGAAAATCGCTGATGGGGCAGTTGGCACAACAAAAATTGCGGATGCTGCCATTACTCAAGCAAAGATCGCAGCGGGAGTAGTCTTGCCACCGGGTGGTAATGCGGGAGGCGATCTGACGGGTACGTATCCAAATCCTACGATTGCCGCAAATGCGGTAACTTCCGCCAAGATAATAGATGGCGCTGTTACGCAGTCAAAGATCGGAGCCGGGGTTACGCTGCCGCCAAGTGGAACGGCAGGCGGTGATTTGACCGGAACCTTTCCTGCTCCTGTTATTGCAACAAACGCAGTCACATCGGCCAAAATTCTCAATGGCGCTGTCACTCAGGCAAAGATCGCGGCAGGCGTAACTCTGCCGCCGAGCGGAAATGCAGGAGGGGACTTGTCCGGTACCTATCCCAATCCTGTGGTCAAAGGATTGTTCAACAGGGCCATTGCAGATTCAACGCCGTTTCACAATCAGGTGCTGAAGTGGGACAACAAAATGCTTCAGTGGATTCCGGGAAACGACGAGATCGGGGGATTCGGTACAGTGACCAGTGTTGCGGCGGGAACTCCGGGTACGCCAACGGGAACCAGCGGCCTGACATTTTCTCCGAATCCGATCACAACAACCGGCACGCTTGCAATCGCAACTGCCGGCGTTGACAGCTTCAAGCTTGCCTCAAATTCGGTGACATCTGCGAAGATTGCCGATGGTTCGATTCTCTTTCAGGATATCGGGCAGAATGGCGCCGCTGCCGGACAAGTGATGAAATGGACAGGCTCGACGTGGGCCCCCCGTAATGACTCCGTCAGCAGCGGAATAACTGGAACCGGCGCAAACGGACGCGTGGCATTTTGGACTGGAGCAACCTCGATGTTCAGCGACAGCAATTTATTCTGGAACAACAGCCTTGCACGACTCGGTGTCGGAACGACTGCACCCTACACACAACTCACCCTATCGAACACATTAGGATTCAAGAACAGTACCGCTCCGATGACCTACATCTTCGAGTCCGGCTCAACAAACCCCTCGCGGTTGGTTGCGGCGCATTCACCGGCGTTTGCGGCGTGGGGACTTGCGTACAACGATGTTACCGATCAGATGATCTTTCAACAGAGCAACACTCTCCCGGCAGTATCGGTCGGAATTTCCAGCCTTTCCCTCGGTATCGGCACGTCAACTCACGAAGGGGCACTTGATGTACGAGGCGGCACTGTTGTGCAGAATACCAGCGCGACGAACTCCAACGACATCACCATCAAGCGGCCGGGGAGTGTCTCGCCTTCGAATGTCCGGTTCGTACTGTCGCAACGCTCGACAAACAGGGATTTCTGGATTTTTGGAGAAGATGGGACGGGGCTGTTCAGGAATTTTGTCGGATTCAATTACTCTGCAAACAGAGTTTCATTTCCGGCAGACTCAAACACGTTGCTGATTGATAATGTGTTTCAGAGTGTCGGAATCAGAACGTCAAGTCCGACAGCTGCGCTTGATGTGAACGGTGGCATTCGTGCACGGCTTCTCAGCACAGGAACGGGCGCTTCCGTTTTCGTGGATGTGGCAGGAAATCTGCTGCAATCAGGGTCCAGTATCCGGTACAAGAAGAACATCCGCCAGCTCGAACCCTCGTCTGTGCTTGACTTGAATCCCGTGCGTTTCCAATGGAAATCGACAGATGAAGAAGATGTCGGGTTGATTGCAGAGGAGGTCGTGAAGGTCGTGCCCGATCTTGTCTTTCATAACAACGAAGGAACTCCTGAAGGCGTGAAGTACGACAAGCTTGCTCTCTACCTGCTGAACGTTATCAAGGATCAACAAAAACAGATTCAGGAATTACAGTCGGCTGTCAAATCTCTCCAGTCATCATCTTCGCTCGGTGCCAAATGAGGATGGTTGAGTGAACATGTTTGCCGACAATATGAATTGTCCGGGGCGCTGATCACGCGTGCAACTGCGATTCTCTTCTTACACACTCGAACTTCGTCATGCGTTTACAGTTTCAACGTATTCGCGCACGACTACTCCTGTAATGATTGTGGAGGCGGAGGAGGAGGGCATTATCGGCTACGGTGAGGCCTCGATGCCGCCGTATCTGGGCGAAACTCCCGAATCGGCAACTACATTTCTTTCACGAGTTGATCTGGATAAATATGCGAATCCTGCTGCCTTTGATGATATTCTGAAGGGTATTGATGCAATCGCTCCCGGTAATCATGCAGCAAAGGCTGCAGTCGACATCGCATTGCACGATTGGCTCGGCAAGAAACTCGGGTTTGCGTGGCATCAGGCGTGGGGACTTGATCCGTCAAAGACACCTGTGACGACTTTCACGATTGGTATTGAGAGTGATAAGGATCTCCTCCGGCAAAGGGTACGTGAGGCTGACACCTTCAAAGTCCTAAAAGTAAAATTGGGGAGTAAGAACGACACGGATATTGTCACGTCAATTCGGCAAGTAACGGACAAACCGTTGCGAGTTGATGTGAATCAGGGATGGAAGAACAAGGAGAAGTCTCTGGAAATGATACAATGGCTTTCAACTCAAGGTGTCGAACTTGTTGAACAGCCTTTGCCAAAAGAGATGATTGATGAACAGGCGTGGTTGAAGGAACGAAGTCCGCTGCCCATTATTGCGGACGAGGCAGTCTCACGCCTATCCGACATCGCAAATGTAGTGGGCCTCTATGATGGCATAAACATCAAATTGATGAAATGTACCGGCATGCACGAGGCGTACATGATGATTCTGCTTGCCCGGGCTCTCGACCTGAAAGTGATGCTCGGTTGCATGACGGAGACATCCTGCGCAATCTCGGCTGCAACGCAATTGTCGCCACTTGCAGATTACGCCGATCTTGATGGAGCGGCGCTCATCTCGAACGATCCGTTCGCTGGAACGACAATTGCTGAGGGCAAGCTTAACATGCCGGGGGGATTCGGAATAGGCGTTAGCCCGAAACACTAATCTCCGGTCGCCAATCCTCTTGCATCTCTCTTGACGGTTTTCAATATTGTTCACGCACACAACGCGATAGTCGAACGTCCCCGTTGAAATCAAATCATCATACACTACACACTATTTTCTAGGATACTGAACCATGGCAGACAAGACTCTTTCCGGCGAAATTTTTCATCCGACTGAGGAAGCAATCCGGCACGCGCATGTGAAAGATTGGGACAAAATGCGCGAGGAGGCGGAACGTGATTTAGAAGGATTCTGGGCGAAAGAGGCCAACGAGTTGCATTGGTTTCAACATTGGGATAAGGTGTTGGATGATTCGAAGAAGCCCTTCTTTCAATGGTTTGTCGGCGGAAAGACGAACATTGTGTACAACTGCCTTGATCGTCATGCCGAAACTGCACGGCGGAACAAGCTTGCTTTGTTGTGGGAGGGAGAGAAGGGAGAGTTTCGTTCGTTCTCGTATTTTGCGTTGCGACGCGAAGTCTGCCGCTTTGCCAACGTGTTGAAGAGTCTCGGCGTACAGAAGGGCGACCGCGTTACAATCTACATGGGGCGTGTACCTGAACTGCCCATTGCTATGCTTGCAGCAGCGCGTATTGGCGCAGTGCATTCTGTAGTCTACGGCGGCTTCACCGTCGAAGCTCTCGCTGAAAGAATTGAAGACAGCGAATCGAAAGTTCTGATCACCTGCGACGGTGCCTATCAGCGCGGCAAGATTGTTCCGCTCAAGCAAATCGCCGATGAAGCGGTTCAGCGGGCGGGAACGATTGAGAGTGTGCTTGTTGTGAAGCGTACCGGCGAGCCCGTGAACATGGAGCAGGGAAGGGATTTGTGGTATCACGAGTTGATGATGCTGCCGATTGCAAACGGCGCCTGCCAGATTGAAGTGATGGATGCGGAAGACCCGTTGTACATGCTTTACACATCCGGCACAACGGGAAAGCCGAAAGCCATTCTTCACACGCACGGCGGCTATATGGTCGGCACCTACACGACGCTCAAGTATGTGTTTGATATTCATGAAGAAGATCGTTTCTGGTGTGCCGCAGATCCCGGCTGGGTGACGGGACATAGCTACATTGTGTACGGCCCGCTACTGAATGGGGCGACATCGTTCATGTATGAAGGGGCGCCAACGTATCCGTACCCCAATCGTTGGTGGCAGATGATCGAGAAGTACGGCATCAACATTCTCTACACGGCACCGACGGCGATTCGCGGCCTGATGCGCTTCGGCGAGGCGTGGCCCAACCGGCATGACTTGTCGTCGTTGCGACTTCTTGGTTCCGTCGGCGAGCCGATCAATCCCGAAGCGTGGAAATGGTATCACCGCGTCATCGGCAAAGGACGATGCCCGATTATGGATACGTGGTGGCAAACCGAGACTGGAATGTTCATGATTACTCCGATGCCGTGTGTGCCGTTGAAACCCGGCTCCGGTACCCGGCCTTTCCCCGGGTTGAAGATGGATATTTTGAGTGAAGAAGGAAAACCCGTGAAACCGAACGAAGAAGGTTTCCTCGTCATCAAAACACCGTGGCCTGCAATGCTTCGCACACTTTACAAAGACCCCGAACGCTACGTGCAACAGTACTGGTCAAAATATCCAGGCATGTACATGACGGGTGATTCAGCGCGCCGCGACGAGGATGGCTACTACTGGATCATCGGCCGTGTTGACGATGTTATCAAAGTCTCAGGATACCGACTCGGTACGGCAGAGATAGAAAGTGCGCTCGTCAGTCACCACGCTGTAGCCGAAGCCGCTGCTATTGGATTGCCGCATGAAGTGAAAGGGAATGCGATTCACGCGTACGTCTTGCTTAAAGCGGGACAAGCGAAAGCCGACACGTTGGTCGAAGATCTGCGCCAGCACGTTTCCAAAGAACTCGGCCCCATTGCCAAACCCGAACACATCGAAATCGTTGATTCGCTGCCCAAAACACGCAGCGGCAAAATCATGCGCCGGGTGTTGAAGGCAAGAGCGTTGGGGCAGGATCCGGGAAATATTACGACGTTGGAGGAATGATCATGGGGCAAGAGTTGTAGGCTAACAAGACATAAAAACGACTATATTCTGGAGAATTCAGGCCGGTAGAGTCAGATGTACCGCCGGTTTTCAAGGACTGTGATATTACGTTGGCCAGAGTAATGGACCAATTGGGCATTGTCACAAGCGAATCATGAAAGGAAGGATTCTATGGAGAGGTTTTTTCGAGATGTTATCCTGATAGGTATCATTTTCTGCTCGACAAGACTCTATTCCCAGTGGGCACAGACCAACGGACCCTATGGAGGTGCTGTATATGCCCTGACGACTTCTGGGGAGACAATTCTCGCTGGATCAAGTGCTGGCGTGTTTCTCACGACCAACAACGGCGCGGATTGGGTGAAAGCCGCTGGTATGGCTAATTCGAGGGTATACACTTTTGCCGCATCTGGTGGGAACATTTTTGCAGGTACGGGCGATGGGGTCTATGTTTCAAGCGACAACGGCAGAGATTGGACTTGGACTGGTGGGCCGCCTTTTACGGTGGTTTATACGCTCGCTGCATTGGGTTCCAACCTTTTTGCGGGAACTGGGGGTGGAGGTGTTTTTCTCTCGACCGACAACGGTACAAGTTGGACAAGCGTAAACACGGGGTTGACGAACACCCATGTCAGAGCCTTGGCAGTTTTGGGGACGATCTTGTTTGCGGGAACCGCGGGTGGAGGTGTCTTTCGTTCGACCAATAGCGGTATGGCCTGGATCCAGGCAAATAACGGCCTAACGAATGACTATATTTATTCCTTAGCAGTTTCAGGAAGCAGCTTGTTTGCGGGCTCAGGTGGTATTTTTCGATCAAATGATAGCGGTGCGACATGGACACAGTTGTCTACGATCGGGGGGGGGTGTCTCCTTGCCTCCGGTTCTAGTCTCCTCGCAGGGTCAGCCAACGGATTGTGGTCTTCGAATGATAGTGGGGGAACCTGGATCCGAATTGGCTTTCAAAACTCTTCGGTTCTCTCCCTCGTTAAATCCGGCGAGCATTTATTCGTCGGGACTGGTACTAAAGGAATATTCCTGTCGACGAGTGGAGGGAGAGACTGGGTTCGAGCCAGTTCAGGGTTGACAAATCCTTTTGTTGGCTCCTTAGCGGTTTCTGGAACAAATCTCTTCGCAGGCACCTATACTGGAGGAGTTTTTTTATCCACAAACACTGGTTCAAGTTGGAATCCCGTTAACAGTGGGCTTTCAAACTTATTCATTAACGATCTTGCCGTTTCCGGATCCAATATCTATGCCGCCACAGGGGCGGGGCCTTTTCCCGGGGGAGTGTATCTTTCCACCAACAACGGAACGAGTTGGAATCCCCTTGACAGTGGATTGACCAATCGATTTGTCAATGCCCTGGCCATTTATGGCACGAACTTATTAGCTGGAACAATTGGTGGTATTTTTCTTTCCACCAACAACGGAACGACTTGGGGATTTCTTAGTACTGGCCCAGATAGCGTGCTATCGCTCGCCGTCGCTGGACAGAACATTGTTGCTGGCAGTCTCGGAGGCGTTTTTCTATCAACGAATGGGGGAGCAAGCTGGAGGCAGACAATATGGAATGTTTATGATGTTTCCCTTGCCGCTTCCGGCACAACCGTCTTTGCCGGAACAGAGTGGGGCACCTTCCGTTCGACGAATGCTGGCGAGACCTTTTACCTAAGTAACACAGGGCTGGAGAACCTTACAGTCCAAGCTTTCGCTCTTTCCGGGCCCCATGTCTATGCAGGGACCTCATCCGGGAATGTATTCCTCTCGACGAACAACGGCACGAGTTGGACTTTTGCTGTCGGGCTTGCGCCTGTAAATGCTTTTGCAATTTTTGGCGCGAGTCTCTTTGCGGGCACAACTGACGGTATATTTTTCTCCCCTAGCATGGGTTCACTCTGGATTGAAGCAAACGGTGGTCTGGCAAGCGTATCAGTTAGCAAACTAAGTGTTTCTGGCGCGACTCTTTTGGCAGGGACCGAGGAGAATGGCATTTTTTCTACCACAGACAATGGCGTAACCTGGGAAAACGCCAGCATTGGATTGACAGATTCACGCGTTCGAGATTTAGTTGTTCTTGGGTCGGATATCTTTGCAGCAACACTCGCTGGTGTTTGTCGGTCAACAAATCAAGGTGCGACCTGGAGTCCTGTCGGCCCTGCCTTCTGGAGTACAATCAATTGTCTATCTGTTAATGACAGTCTTCTGTATGCGGGGACTCAAGGAGGGGGGGTCTTGGTATCAAGCAACTTTGGGGCAGACTGGACTCCGATCAATTCAGGTTTAGCGAACCTTTATGTGAATTCACTCGCAAATTCAGGGTCAAGGCTTTTTGCGGGGACGGCGGGTGGTGGAGTTTTCCTCTCAACCGACGCAGGAATGAACTGGACACAGGTCAATACGGGTTTGAGCACTCTAGTCATTTCACGTCTAGCTGTTAAAGGCACAAGCGTTTTTGCCTCGGGGTCCTTACTTCTATTTCGTTCAACTAACAACGGAGCCAGCTGGGCTCAAATAGGTTTTGGACCGGAATTCCATGCTACATGTTTTGCTATAGAAGATACTAATCTATTCATGGGGTCATTAAACGGTGTTCTACTCTCTACAAACGATGGCGCCAACTGGACTCAGGTTAACACAGGTTTGCCAAACGATATTTACATTGCCAGTGTTGCAGTTCAGGTAAGCACACTTTTTGCAGCAAGTCGTCTATCAGTTGTGTGGAAACGACCAATATCAGAAATGATCACATCACTGGGAGTGATGTCCAATACTGAGTTGATCCATTTTGGCCTGGAGCAGGCCTACCCGAACCCCTTCAATTCAACAACTACTTTTCAGTTTCGTATTCCATTCAAGTCTCCTGTATCAATAAAAGTGTTCGACGTATTGGGAAGGGAAGTATCGACAATTGTATCAGAGGAGCTACCCTCTGGTACATATGTAAGACAATGGGATGCTGGAAAGATAGCGACCGGTGTGTATTTCTGCACTCTAAAAGCAGGGTCTTTTGTAACAACTATTAGAGTCGTGCTGCTGAAATAATCTGGAACCAAACTTTCTTATCTGCACCTGGAAGCATCTACATACATGTCCCCATCCCAACTCATCAAAATCTGGATTGACCGCTTCAACGCCGCCGACGTGAATGGCTTGATGGAATTATACGCCAAGGATGCCGTCAACCATCAGGTTGTTACGCAGCCATTGAAAGGCAAAGCCGAAATCAGGAAGTTGTTTGAAACGGACTTTGCCCGCGCAAAGATGGTCTGCATTCCGGTGCAGATACATGAGGCGGGCGATTGGGCAATTCTCGAATGGCGTGACCCGCTGGGCTTGCAGGGATGCGGTTTCTTTGAGATCGAGAATAATCTGATCGTGTTTCAACGAGGATACTTCGATCAGCTGACGTTCTTCAAAATACAAGGCATCCCGATTCCTAACGACTATCTTGATGTACCAAAGTCGTGACGTCTCTCAACTACATAAGTCTTGGACTTCTTCCTCTCGTCGCAATCCTTATCAACGACACAGGTTCGCCGCATCCTGTGCCCGAACAATCCGCTCCACGACAATCCCAATATATCTGGACCCGGCTGACTGCAAACGCCGGATTTTCCCAAAGCTACAACTATCAGATGTTCGCCGACGGAGAGTACATTCGGGTGTTTCACCCGTCGGGTGTATGGGAATCATCCGACGGGAAATCGTGGCGACAAACCTCACTCACCAACATCGTCATGAATCAGGCTTTTCTCGACTACGTTGAATTCAAGGGGGCCGTCTATGCGCTTGGAACATTTGAGGGGAATATTGAGAGATTCACACAAACCTCTCAGATTGCCCGGACAACGGACTTCAAGAACTGGGAAATTCTTGCGGCGGAATCGAATCTCCCAAAACGATTCTTCTATCATCCTTTCGTATTCCAAGACAAGATCTGGATCATCGGCGGGGGAGATACTGCGGGAAGCTATGCCGACGCGTGGGTATCAACAGATGCCGTTCGCTGGACAAAGGTCGCCGACAACCTTCCCTTCGGGACAGAAGGGGGAAAGAGATTTGTCGTTTTCAAGAATAAACTCTACATGCTCAGGCATGATGTCTGGGTGTCCTCCGACGGTGTGGAATGGACAATGCTCACTCCGAATATCGCACAAGGAGACATCTTTGGATATTCGGTGGAGGTTTTCGACGACAAGATTTGGCTGATCGGTTGCAGCCGAAATGGCAGGTTCCGGAGCGAAGTTCTCTACTCATCAGACGGCATTACGTGGAAAGAAGAGCGCGCTCCCTGGTCGCCTCGCGGCGCGACCGCAACTTGCATTTTCCGGAATCAGATTATTATGACGGGAGGAAAATACGGCGGGCCCGGTATCGGCGGCCAGACGGAATTCGTGTACAGCAATGACGTGTGGGCGATGAAGAAACAATGAATGCGTTCGAGCTTGTGAAAGCAATTGAACTCGCCCTTGCTGACAACTGGGAGGAAGCCCACCGCATTGTCCAAAACTACGACGATGAATTTGCCTGCTGGATTCATGCCGTTCTCCACAAGATTGAAGGCGACGAAGGGAACAGCCGCTATTGGTATCGGCGGGCGGGGAGGGAGTTTTCTCATTTCGACTCAACGAATTCTGAACTCGAACGAATCAAAACCATCCTGACAAAGCAAACCTGATGTCACCACAGCTTCAAACTTTGGTTGCAGAGATAGATGCTTGCTCCGGGCAGGCCAAATCACTTCTCGGCAGCAGCAATAAATCCCATCTAACAAAACGTCCGGCGAACGGCGGTTGGTCGGCTGTTGAATGTGTAAAGCATCTTACACTGACCACAGATCTCTATCTCAACCTTCTTCCTCCGCTTATTCAACAAGCAAAAGAACAAGGCAAAATCGGCGACGGTCCCTACAAAATGGATTGGAAGGGGAGACTGTTGAAATGGATTTTAGAACCTCCGTATCGAACAAAGGTCAAGACAATACAATCACTTGAAGTAGTTACAACTGAATCACCGAAGGAAGTTCTTGCTGAATTTCTTGCTGCACAATCTCGTCTAAGGGAAACCTACGAGTCGGCAAACGGAGTCGCTCTCGACAAAGTGGTAATGCGTTCGCCGTTCAATGAACGGATGAAGTACAATTTGTATTCATGCTTCTGTGTGATTCCGGCACACCAACGAAGGCATTTGTGGCAAGGGGAACAGGCTTGTCTGCGGGTGCAGTAGCAAACTAACAAGGAGGGGATATGAACTGGAAAATCATCCTCACGCTCGCGTTCTTCGGCATTGCAATGGGAACGGCTTCTCTATTCGGACTAACCGAACGTATCGAACCTTTGCTTTGGCTGCTGATTGCATTCTTTGCGGCATACTGGATTGCGAAACGCCGTGCGCCGAAGCCGTTTCTGCACGGACTTTTATCCGCAGTAGCGATGGGTGTGTGCAACTCGGTGGTTCAGTCCGCATTCTTCGATCTGTACAGAGCAAACAACCCGACGGCGGCAAAAGGCTTCAGCCAGATTCCCGACGCAATCCCCGGGAAATACTTCATTCTGCTCATTGGTCCGGCAATCGGGCTTACGTACGGACTCGTTGTCGGGCTGTTTGCCGTTGTCGCTTCGAGAATGATGAGAAAGCGTGCAACCTAGAGATCTGGACGAGAAGTACCATCTCTTAGGCGAGATCTCCGGGAATGTTTCCGATACGAAGCTGTTCATCTTTGAATGCGAGCTTTCGTCCACGTCTCTAGCCAGTCTTGTTTCAAATATCGGAATGCCCGTTCCCGAATCTGACAAATCCATCAACCTAATTG
This Bacteroidota bacterium DNA region includes the following protein-coding sequences:
- the acs gene encoding acetate--CoA ligase, with amino-acid sequence MADKTLSGEIFHPTEEAIRHAHVKDWDKMREEAERDLEGFWAKEANELHWFQHWDKVLDDSKKPFFQWFVGGKTNIVYNCLDRHAETARRNKLALLWEGEKGEFRSFSYFALRREVCRFANVLKSLGVQKGDRVTIYMGRVPELPIAMLAAARIGAVHSVVYGGFTVEALAERIEDSESKVLITCDGAYQRGKIVPLKQIADEAVQRAGTIESVLVVKRTGEPVNMEQGRDLWYHELMMLPIANGACQIEVMDAEDPLYMLYTSGTTGKPKAILHTHGGYMVGTYTTLKYVFDIHEEDRFWCAADPGWVTGHSYIVYGPLLNGATSFMYEGAPTYPYPNRWWQMIEKYGINILYTAPTAIRGLMRFGEAWPNRHDLSSLRLLGSVGEPINPEAWKWYHRVIGKGRCPIMDTWWQTETGMFMITPMPCVPLKPGSGTRPFPGLKMDILSEEGKPVKPNEEGFLVIKTPWPAMLRTLYKDPERYVQQYWSKYPGMYMTGDSARRDEDGYYWIIGRVDDVIKVSGYRLGTAEIESALVSHHAVAEAAAIGLPHEVKGNAIHAYVLLKAGQAKADTLVEDLRQHVSKELGPIAKPEHIEIVDSLPKTRSGKIMRRVLKARALGQDPGNITTLEE
- a CDS encoding T9SS type A sorting domain-containing protein yields the protein MERFFRDVILIGIIFCSTRLYSQWAQTNGPYGGAVYALTTSGETILAGSSAGVFLTTNNGADWVKAAGMANSRVYTFAASGGNIFAGTGDGVYVSSDNGRDWTWTGGPPFTVVYTLAALGSNLFAGTGGGGVFLSTDNGTSWTSVNTGLTNTHVRALAVLGTILFAGTAGGGVFRSTNSGMAWIQANNGLTNDYIYSLAVSGSSLFAGSGGIFRSNDSGATWTQLSTIGGGCLLASGSSLLAGSANGLWSSNDSGGTWIRIGFQNSSVLSLVKSGEHLFVGTGTKGIFLSTSGGRDWVRASSGLTNPFVGSLAVSGTNLFAGTYTGGVFLSTNTGSSWNPVNSGLSNLFINDLAVSGSNIYAATGAGPFPGGVYLSTNNGTSWNPLDSGLTNRFVNALAIYGTNLLAGTIGGIFLSTNNGTTWGFLSTGPDSVLSLAVAGQNIVAGSLGGVFLSTNGGASWRQTIWNVYDVSLAASGTTVFAGTEWGTFRSTNAGETFYLSNTGLENLTVQAFALSGPHVYAGTSSGNVFLSTNNGTSWTFAVGLAPVNAFAIFGASLFAGTTDGIFFSPSMGSLWIEANGGLASVSVSKLSVSGATLLAGTEENGIFSTTDNGVTWENASIGLTDSRVRDLVVLGSDIFAATLAGVCRSTNQGATWSPVGPAFWSTINCLSVNDSLLYAGTQGGGVLVSSNFGADWTPINSGLANLYVNSLANSGSRLFAGTAGGGVFLSTDAGMNWTQVNTGLSTLVISRLAVKGTSVFASGSLLLFRSTNNGASWAQIGFGPEFHATCFAIEDTNLFMGSLNGVLLSTNDGANWTQVNTGLPNDIYIASVAVQVSTLFAASRLSVVWKRPISEMITSLGVMSNTELIHFGLEQAYPNPFNSTTTFQFRIPFKSPVSIKVFDVLGREVSTIVSEELPSGTYVRQWDAGKIATGVYFCTLKAGSFVTTIRVVLLK
- a CDS encoding nuclear transport factor 2 family protein; amino-acid sequence: MSPSQLIKIWIDRFNAADVNGLMELYAKDAVNHQVVTQPLKGKAEIRKLFETDFARAKMVCIPVQIHEAGDWAILEWRDPLGLQGCGFFEIENNLIVFQRGYFDQLTFFKIQGIPIPNDYLDVPKS
- a CDS encoding DinB family protein — protein: MSPQLQTLVAEIDACSGQAKSLLGSSNKSHLTKRPANGGWSAVECVKHLTLTTDLYLNLLPPLIQQAKEQGKIGDGPYKMDWKGRLLKWILEPPYRTKVKTIQSLEVVTTESPKEVLAEFLAAQSRLRETYESANGVALDKVVMRSPFNERMKYNLYSCFCVIPAHQRRHLWQGEQACLRVQ